From the Mya arenaria isolate MELC-2E11 chromosome 17, ASM2691426v1 genome, the window CTAATCAAAACCCTTTACCTAACTCTAACCCTACATGCATTTCATGGTCCCGAAAACATAAGAAAATCGTCCGAGCTTTTTCAggtttgtttcatttcaatcagATTCCAATCAAACTTCACAAATAGTTGTCCACTGCTGGAATATGTATTGAAAAACATTCGAGTTCAAAGATTAAAGGCCTTCATCAATTCAACGGCCAAACATtgatacaataaacatttcatttttcatttgctATCGATGAACactattttgcaattttgaaacatataaacagtttattttacaCCTGGGCTTGCCCCTAtaattttcattgcattatttgtATGGCAAGCATACTTTACGAAGTCCCAAAATATTGAATAGAGATTGGTTTTGTTTAAAcgaatatttcatcaatatgaGTATGATTGTCAGTGATCCAGTCTACCGAAAAAGCAATGTCTTCCGGCTTCctggtcatgttttttttcaaataaggaAGATTTTGAAGTACAATAAAATTCGCTCAAGACTAATTTTATTCCTGTATCGCATTAAGCTGCTAAGTTCTCAAagcatatatatgaaaaaaaacatgacctaTACTTGCTTTAGATTTTATATAAGATTAacataaaactaaatatttggtattttcTTTACGATTAACAGGTCTGGGTTATACACGCTGTGGTTTTACATAATCCATATAACTTCAATTTGACCACAGTTGCCAACAATCTATTGTGTGAGAAGTAAACAGATCAATTGAAATATGGTcaatatcaatgaaaaatatCGGTGAAGTTATCTCCCCTAATAACAGGCCAGgatcattgttgaaaaaaatctgACAATGTTCCCATGTGTTTCACAAAAAAGCTTCACCTCacaaaacatataacatacaagGAATCCAAATTAACCGTCCACACctaaattttaaaagtttgtatcAAAACCTGctaatgttaaaacaattgtaagcTTTTCTGTaatcaatgaaacaaacatatagcTCCTTTTTGATTACAATCTGTTTTAAGGTAATGAGTGCAAAATAACAACAGCAAAACATCTTGTAAGTGTCATCCCCTATATGTATTAAAATCGGATTGcttgttttatatgaataagAATATTAACACCAGAAGCGAAAGAACCTGGAAATAACTTAGGGATTCCACACGTGATTGAAAATGGAGTGTAATGGTCAATATATCTGAGACGCAGatacattcaaatattgatataacacATAGTCTTTTGATGATGTCTTATTTGAACCTATTCTTCCGCTAGCTTTTAAAAGATTCTCATCTGAAATAGGTACATTTAACGAATTATTCGTAACTTTGCATTTTGAATCAGCGTCATGTCAGCATTTTCCTTATTATCTTCAGGCACCACCAGACATAAGGTTACTGAAataagttttgatttttttcattacaaataTTACCTCCAGCATTACTCAAAGACACGCATCATCAAAACACTCCTGCTTACTTTTTCCTTCtcggaaacaaacatttggatTTTGATACGATTTTGTCAAGTCCGTGTGCTGTGAATGATACATAATTTTCACTATGACGGTTCTTGTATGTGCGTCGGTCCGCCTGTCCGTGTGTCccttcgtccgtccgtccgaacTGAATAATGTACGGTGTATCTTAACGGTTAccatgcattttagaattttcaaaacacttgTAATGAATGATAACCATGGTGAGGTGTGTGTCACGCACAAGACCTAAGCAAGTAtctcgaaggtcaaggtcaagtttaGAAGTCAAAGGATGAAATGACCCTTGTCCAGGCTGTATCGTCACCTTGTATTATagaaattcaaaaaaataatcgtCAGTGTATCCGCCCTTCCGTCCGGACTGATCCTTGCTCAGTACGTATCATTACCAAGCAATAATAATTATCTGTTTATTGTTCAACTTAATGGTGTTCTTGCAATCGCATGGAAGAGCAAAATGACTTCGCCAAGGCTGTTTCAACGGGTTCGACATGGTTTGCTGTTGAGTCGCAAGTATGTATTCCCGTCCTCACATAGAAAGTTTATAAAAGAGGAAGTAGATTTATCTTCATCCCCATCCCCGCTGATTTCGGAACATAAATCATCTTTCAAATTATTGATATTAGTTGTTTTATCCCTATCAAACGAAGCTTTTTGCCTCGGATAAAACTTATAATAGTTTACGATTCTCACAACGGGGATTCCTAAACACCgtgtttattttaaacgaaCGTGACAAGGGTTTAGTTTAATTCAGTTCATTATGTTTATCCACCATATGTGAAGAGAATTATAGCTTTATAAATACAGCTGAACAGCGTTAATCCAAAATCGTAGGTACCCAAACATATTTTTCGAAATATTGATATTTCGGATTAACGATTTTCAGAATAtgacagcgttcgcgaattaTATATAGCttgaaaaattaaattgcaatGTCGGTTACACGTTACCACGATACATTCGGTTTGAGTGATGTTTcgtatacatgtttgttgaaatattgtttccaTAAACGCTTACATAGTTAGTTTATCATTATGTTTGGGTTACAATAGCATTAATATCAACGTATTTTTCGTAACATTTGACACAACAATAAAACTCTGGGTTCGACACTGATAAGTGATGTCGAGAGCGGTGAATCCTATTAACATCTCAATAGGTTGATGGATTTGATAAGGTTAATATGTTTGGACCATTGTCGGCAtcgttcattttcaaaatatggacAAAAGGACACCTTATTTAttccaatttcatttttcactGCATCacattaatataatgttatgcTGTAGTTCCTTgtaaataatttgcataataacaTTATGGTACATTGAGAAACATTGCTTTCTTTAGACTCTGTAGTTTTTTAGAAATcgtaatatcaaataaaattcaTGATTGAGATAATTTGAGTGAAAAAGGGAGACTAGTCTTTCGTCATCATCATTTCTAATTATCCACGATTGTGTAACATATTTATCTATCGCTGATTTGCAAATTCTTTTCTAAACAAATTTGTTAACTTAATATTCCTACATGTGGACGCAATGTAAAGATGTGGATTAATGGCGGCTTAACAACAGGTTGAATTTTATCattaacaaaaatgattataatgaaGAAGTGGAAAGTAGTTAGTACAAATAATAtcaatcttttaaaaaacaggTCATGGTTAATCAAATTCACTTATTTCATTAAGGTTCACATAATCGATACAGTAGTAAGATAAAAACTCAAAGTTTCCAAATGTCTTTGGAATAATCAAACTAAAACGCTGAAACACAACGtttccaaaaacatttttaatgacgTAATCTGACGTTCCATCGACGttacatacattttacaacaataaaatCCATTTGACTATCATAAACGTCAATATGTTAAGATCAGAGGATTATGGGGGAagcatttgaatttattttcttttacttaGTTTCGTTGAAttgacatgtttatatacaatgtaattaaatcGTATTTTAGTTTTGCAGATCATAAGTGTAATAAACCAGGAAATTATCAAATTTTTTGTCATTGTCTAACAGTTCTGGGTGCGAGATGGACACAGAGAGCCTATCATATTTGTTCAGCTTAAAAACCGCCGACAAGAAACTTGTGAAGTATACACCATTTCTTTCAATTGAATTTTTGGTTTGCATCAACATCCCCGTTGTGCCATATTTGTGTGAAAAGAGATCAAGATGATGAATAAAGGTCGTTGTTCTGGTTCCATTTATCGGTGTGCCTGTCTCATTTCGTCGTCGCAGATTCAGCTGCGAAGAAACGATGTAGTAGCCCGATTGTCTCACAAATATTTCGCCTTCGAGATCCAagtgtatgcatttatttgcataaaatgttcGACCGTTTTTATTCCACAGGACTTTGTGATGaccttaaaataaagatgtttttaatatcattagTGATAGATGCTACCACTTATATCAAacgatataattcaaaatgttaTCTGTTCTTACTTCTTACCATCAACAATGTAGCTAGATTTGAACCCCATAATTCCAACTACTTTAGCAATGGTCTGCTTATCGTTGGTTTCTCTTTCACAGGCAACATACTCTTCCACTATGTCAAGGAAACCTGTACCatgtaacaaaaacaacaacatgtaaatttgatggaaaattaaaaaaaaaatgccatagACAAATAGGAACTTAATATCAGATGAATTCACTTTTTTGCGTATGTATTTGTTGAcagaaattattgttttcaactgATACTTACTTTGACCTGAACTGTGGTAGTGATACTGAGCTGCCATTTCCTAAAGagtgatacatgtatgtctaaagcacatgtcaaaacaagaaacattcatTTCAACAAACTGATATTCATGTCTTAGTTAAGTACAATTCATTCTTAAAAGAAGGCCtactaattgtttgtttaataaaattatattattgacaAACCATTTTTTAGGTCAAAAAGGGTAGTTGATGCAAAACGTTAAGATCAATATTACGGTTCGATGGTCAcgtgatatttatataatttataaggaaacggtgtttttttcttaatgtaTCGTTTCTTATATAGTATAAAGTAATTTAGTCACATTTCGTAGAATCGAAAATCCTGGTTATGCTTAGTGCTAAAGTCGGGAATATTTTATCTGCTAAACTGAACAATGCACTTTACGATTTACCTTTTGAAACATCATCTGAGTAATGCTTTCGGCAGGTCCGCAACACATTCCATCATCTCTCTGTTTGATAGGAAAATTAGCAGCAGCTACTTGGCCCAGGTTTGTGTTAGCATTGAACTTTATTGTGTCGCAAGGAATGCATGCTAAGCTTTCATTGTGTCTTGTTAAAGGAGCTCTTACAACAGTCCAGACTATTAAAAGAGCGAGGAATGCCAACGTTAGCATGACGTTTGCTagtttacaaataaaagctACTCTGCTTGTATATATGCAATTGCATTT encodes:
- the LOC128224333 gene encoding uncharacterized protein LOC128224333; translation: MSDCPQPKGKERGSSKCNCIYTSRVAFICKLANVMLTLAFLALLIVWTVVRAPLTRHNESLACIPCDTIKFNANTNLGQVAAANFPIKQRDDGMCCGPAESITQMMFQKEMAAQYHYHSSGQSFLDIVEEYVACERETNDKQTIAKVVGIMGFKSSYIVDGHHKVLWNKNGRTFYANKCIHLDLEGEIFVRQSGYYIVSSQLNLRRRNETGTPINGTRTTTFIHHLDLFSHKYGTTGMLMQTKNSIERNGVYFTSFLSAVFKLNKYDRLSVSISHPELLDNDKKFDNFLVYYTYDLQN